The following are from one region of the Variovorax sp. V213 genome:
- a CDS encoding MFS transporter yields the protein MTTVVAVRKGGQVTMAADSLVTFGDTRLSHSAEANQKIFTVEDAAGQSLFAVAGAAAHFLVLQHALAAQPREALLFGSKHEIFRTFTLLHPVLKDSFFMQTKEDEHEPYESSQFTMLMANASGIYGIYSYREVFEFKQFWAIGSGRSFALGAMHAAYDIKSRTSRDVAEAGIAAACEFDRNSAPPVDVLTLKLKVSK from the coding sequence ATGACCACGGTAGTGGCCGTCCGCAAAGGCGGCCAGGTCACGATGGCCGCGGATTCACTGGTGACCTTCGGTGACACGCGGCTTTCGCACAGCGCCGAGGCAAACCAGAAGATCTTCACCGTCGAGGATGCGGCGGGGCAAAGCCTGTTTGCCGTGGCCGGCGCTGCTGCGCATTTCCTGGTGCTGCAGCACGCGCTGGCCGCGCAGCCGCGCGAGGCGCTGCTGTTCGGCAGCAAGCACGAGATCTTCCGCACCTTCACGCTGCTGCACCCGGTGCTGAAAGACTCGTTCTTCATGCAGACCAAGGAAGACGAGCACGAGCCCTACGAGTCGAGCCAGTTCACCATGCTGATGGCGAATGCCAGCGGCATCTACGGCATCTACAGCTACCGCGAGGTGTTCGAGTTCAAGCAGTTCTGGGCCATCGGCTCGGGACGCAGCTTTGCACTGGGCGCCATGCACGCGGCCTATGACATCAAGTCGCGCACCTCGCGCGACGTGGCGGAGGCGGGAATCGCCGCCGCCTGCGAATTCGATCGCAATTCGGCCCCGCCGGTCGACGTTCTCACACTCAAACTGAAAGTGTCCAAATGA
- the aceF gene encoding dihydrolipoyllysine-residue acetyltransferase has translation MAAVEVKVPDIGDFDEVAVIEVLVKVGDTVKAEQSLITVESDKASMEIPSSTAGVVKEIKVAVGGKVKEGSVVLVLEAEGAAAAAAPAAPAAAPAAAPAASAPAPAAAAPAPAAAPAASGPVEVKVPDIGDFKDVAVIELLVKPGDMIAADQSLITVESDKASMEIPSSAAGVLKELKVKVGDTVNIGDLIAVLEGAAGVAAPAPAQAAAAAPAAAATASAPAPAAAASPTPAAAAPHEPTVAPTGKLPHASPSVRKFARELGVPLEEVKGSGPKGRITQEDVQSFTKAVMSGQASTKASAAKAPAGGGADGAALGLIPWPKVDFAKFGAVERKDLSRIKKLSGANLHRNWVMIPHVTNNDEADITELEAFRVSTNKENEKSGVKVTMLAFVIKAVVAALKKFPDFNASLDGDQLVYKQYFHVGFAADTPNGLVVPVLKDADKKGILQISQEMGELAKKARDGKLGSADMQGGCFSISSLGGIGGTHFTPIINAPEVAILGLSKGQMKPVWDGKQFVPRLTLPLSLSYDHRVIDGALAARFNAYLGQVLADYRRILL, from the coding sequence ATGGCAGCAGTGGAAGTCAAGGTGCCGGACATCGGCGATTTCGATGAAGTCGCGGTGATCGAGGTGCTGGTGAAGGTGGGCGACACGGTCAAGGCCGAGCAGTCGCTCATCACCGTGGAATCGGACAAGGCGTCGATGGAGATCCCGTCGTCGACCGCCGGTGTGGTGAAAGAAATCAAGGTCGCAGTCGGCGGCAAGGTGAAAGAAGGCTCCGTGGTCCTCGTGCTCGAGGCCGAGGGAGCGGCGGCTGCGGCAGCCCCGGCAGCCCCGGCCGCCGCGCCTGCAGCGGCCCCGGCTGCGTCAGCTCCCGCACCAGCCGCAGCGGCGCCTGCCCCGGCTGCCGCACCGGCCGCCTCGGGCCCGGTCGAGGTCAAGGTGCCCGACATCGGCGACTTCAAGGATGTCGCGGTCATCGAGTTGCTGGTGAAGCCCGGCGACATGATCGCGGCCGACCAGTCGCTGATCACGGTGGAGTCGGACAAGGCCTCGATGGAAATTCCGTCGTCGGCTGCCGGCGTGCTCAAGGAACTCAAGGTCAAGGTCGGCGATACGGTCAACATCGGTGACCTCATTGCCGTGCTGGAAGGCGCCGCGGGCGTTGCGGCACCTGCGCCTGCGCAGGCCGCTGCAGCCGCGCCCGCCGCTGCAGCAACCGCCAGCGCCCCCGCGCCGGCTGCTGCTGCTTCGCCGACGCCGGCCGCTGCCGCACCGCACGAGCCCACTGTGGCGCCCACGGGCAAGCTGCCGCATGCGTCCCCTTCGGTGCGCAAGTTCGCTCGCGAACTCGGCGTGCCGCTCGAAGAGGTCAAGGGTTCCGGACCGAAGGGCCGCATCACGCAGGAAGACGTCCAGAGCTTCACCAAGGCCGTGATGAGCGGCCAGGCCAGCACCAAGGCCTCGGCGGCCAAGGCGCCAGCCGGCGGCGGCGCGGACGGCGCGGCACTGGGCCTCATTCCGTGGCCCAAGGTCGACTTCGCGAAGTTCGGCGCGGTCGAGCGCAAGGACCTGTCGCGCATCAAGAAGCTCAGCGGCGCCAACCTGCACCGCAACTGGGTGATGATTCCGCACGTCACCAACAACGACGAAGCCGACATCACCGAGCTCGAAGCCTTCCGCGTCTCCACCAACAAGGAGAACGAGAAGTCGGGCGTCAAGGTCACGATGCTGGCCTTCGTGATCAAGGCGGTGGTTGCGGCGCTGAAGAAATTCCCTGATTTCAACGCCAGCCTCGACGGCGACCAGCTGGTCTACAAGCAGTACTTCCACGTCGGCTTTGCGGCCGACACGCCCAACGGGCTCGTGGTGCCGGTGCTGAAAGATGCCGACAAGAAGGGCATCCTGCAGATCAGCCAGGAGATGGGCGAACTGGCCAAGAAGGCGCGCGACGGCAAGCTCGGTTCGGCCGACATGCAGGGCGGCTGCTTCTCGATCAGCTCGCTCGGCGGCATCGGCGGCACGCATTTCACGCCGATCATCAACGCCCCCGAAGTGGCCATCCTCGGCCTTTCCAAGGGCCAGATGAAGCCGGTGTGGGATGGCAAGCAGTTCGTGCCGCGTCTGACGCTGCCGCTGTCGCTGTCGTACGACCACCGCGTGATCGACGGTGCCCTGGCTGCGCGCTTCAACGCCTACCTGGGCCAGGTGCTCGCGGACTACCGTCGAATCTTGCTATGA
- the aceE gene encoding pyruvate dehydrogenase (acetyl-transferring), homodimeric type — translation MSANPENLFGSAANDADAQETREWMDALSSVIQSEGPERAHFLLEQLLEHARQHSIDKPFSANTAYVNTLEPDQEERCPGNLEIEERLRAYMRWNAMAMVVKANRHHPPEGGDLGGHIGSFASLANMFGAGFNHFWHAESENHGGDCLYIQGHVSPGIYARAYLEGRLSEEQLLNFRQEVDGKGLSSYPHPKLMPEFWQFPTVSMGLGPLMAIYQARFLKYLHARGIANTENRKVWVFCGDGEMDEVESMGAIGLAAREKLDNLIFVINCNLQRLDGPVRGNGKIIQELEGEFRGSGWNVLKLIWGSNWDPLLARDKEGALRKIMMETNDGDYQAFKANDGAYVRKHFFGRDPRTLEMVSKMSDDDIWQLRRGGHDSQKVYAAFDAAVKHQGQPTVLLIKTVKGFGMGKIGEGKNTVHQTKKLGDEDIKAFRDRFNIPIPDSQIADLPFYRPADDTPEMKYLHERRKALGGYLPHRRTKADESFTVPSLDVFKSVMEPTAEGREISTTQAYVRFLTQLLRDKALGPRVVPILVDEARTFGMEGLFRQIGIYNPAGQQYTPVDKDQVMYYKEDKAGQILQEGINEAGGMSSWIAAATSYSTNNRIMVPFYVYYSMFGFQRIGDLAWAAGDMQARGFLLGGTSGRTTLNGEGLQHEDGHSHILANTIPNCVSYDPTFAHEVGVILHHGLKRMVEKQDNVYYYLTLLNENYPMPGLQPGTEEQIIKGMYLSKQGPALKAKAPTVQLLGSGTILRESFAAQELLEKDWGVSASVWSCPSFNELTRDGQDADRWNLLHPDQEPRVPFVAEQLAPTTGPVVASTDYMKAYAEQIRPYMPKGRTYKVLGTDGFGRSDFRNKLREHFEVNRHYIVVAALKALSEDGAVPVAKVVEAIKKYGINVDKVNPLYA, via the coding sequence ATGTCGGCAAATCCCGAGAACCTGTTCGGCTCGGCCGCGAACGACGCGGACGCCCAGGAGACCCGTGAATGGATGGATGCACTGTCCTCCGTTATCCAAAGCGAGGGGCCTGAGCGGGCTCACTTCCTTCTGGAGCAGCTGCTCGAACATGCGCGGCAGCACAGCATCGACAAGCCGTTCTCCGCCAACACCGCCTACGTCAACACGCTGGAGCCCGATCAGGAAGAGCGTTGCCCCGGCAACCTCGAGATCGAAGAGCGCCTGCGCGCCTACATGCGCTGGAACGCCATGGCCATGGTGGTCAAGGCCAACCGCCATCATCCGCCCGAAGGCGGCGACCTGGGCGGCCATATCGGTTCCTTCGCCTCGCTGGCCAACATGTTCGGCGCCGGGTTCAACCACTTCTGGCACGCCGAGAGCGAAAACCACGGTGGCGACTGCCTCTACATCCAGGGCCACGTCTCTCCCGGCATCTATGCCCGCGCCTACCTCGAAGGCCGCCTGAGCGAAGAGCAACTGCTCAACTTCCGCCAGGAAGTGGACGGCAAGGGCCTTTCCAGCTACCCGCATCCGAAGCTGATGCCCGAGTTCTGGCAGTTCCCCACGGTGTCGATGGGCCTGGGCCCGCTGATGGCCATCTACCAGGCTCGCTTCCTCAAGTACCTGCACGCCCGCGGCATCGCCAACACCGAAAACCGCAAGGTCTGGGTGTTCTGCGGCGACGGCGAGATGGACGAGGTCGAGTCGATGGGCGCCATCGGCCTGGCGGCTCGCGAGAAGCTCGACAACCTTATCTTCGTGATCAACTGCAACCTGCAGCGCCTCGACGGCCCGGTGCGCGGCAACGGCAAGATCATCCAGGAGCTGGAGGGCGAGTTCCGCGGCTCGGGCTGGAACGTCCTCAAGCTGATCTGGGGCAGCAACTGGGATCCGCTGCTGGCGCGCGACAAGGAAGGTGCGTTGCGCAAGATCATGATGGAGACCAACGACGGCGACTACCAGGCCTTCAAGGCCAACGACGGTGCCTACGTCCGCAAGCATTTCTTCGGCCGCGATCCGCGCACGCTCGAAATGGTCTCCAAGATGAGCGACGACGACATCTGGCAACTGCGCCGCGGCGGCCATGATTCGCAGAAGGTCTATGCGGCGTTCGACGCGGCCGTGAAGCACCAGGGCCAGCCCACCGTGCTCCTGATCAAGACGGTCAAGGGCTTCGGCATGGGCAAGATCGGCGAAGGCAAGAACACGGTCCACCAGACCAAGAAGCTCGGCGACGAGGACATCAAGGCCTTCCGCGACCGCTTCAACATCCCGATTCCCGACAGCCAGATTGCCGACCTGCCGTTCTACAGGCCGGCCGACGACACGCCGGAAATGAAGTATCTGCACGAGCGCCGCAAGGCCCTCGGCGGCTACCTGCCGCACCGCCGCACCAAGGCCGACGAAAGCTTCACGGTGCCATCGCTCGACGTCTTCAAGTCGGTGATGGAGCCCACGGCCGAAGGCCGCGAGATCTCGACCACGCAGGCCTACGTGCGCTTCCTCACGCAGCTTTTGCGCGACAAGGCGCTGGGCCCGCGCGTCGTTCCCATCCTGGTGGACGAAGCCCGCACCTTCGGCATGGAAGGGTTGTTCCGCCAGATCGGCATCTACAACCCCGCAGGCCAGCAGTACACCCCGGTCGACAAGGATCAGGTCATGTACTACAAGGAAGACAAGGCCGGCCAGATCCTGCAGGAAGGCATCAACGAGGCCGGCGGCATGTCGAGCTGGATCGCGGCAGCCACGTCGTACAGCACCAACAACCGCATCATGGTGCCGTTCTACGTGTACTACTCGATGTTCGGCTTCCAGCGCATCGGCGACCTGGCCTGGGCGGCGGGCGACATGCAGGCGCGCGGCTTCCTGCTGGGCGGTACTTCCGGGCGCACCACGCTGAACGGCGAAGGCCTGCAGCACGAAGACGGCCACAGCCACATCCTGGCCAACACGATTCCGAACTGCGTGAGCTACGACCCGACCTTCGCGCATGAAGTGGGCGTGATCCTGCACCACGGCCTCAAGCGCATGGTCGAGAAGCAGGACAACGTCTACTACTACCTGACGCTGCTCAACGAGAACTACCCCATGCCCGGCCTGCAGCCCGGCACCGAAGAGCAGATCATCAAGGGCATGTACCTGTCGAAGCAGGGCCCCGCGCTCAAGGCCAAGGCGCCCACGGTGCAACTGCTGGGCAGCGGCACCATCCTGCGCGAGAGCTTTGCCGCGCAAGAGCTGCTCGAGAAGGACTGGGGCGTGTCGGCTTCCGTGTGGAGCTGCCCGAGCTTCAACGAGCTGACGCGCGACGGCCAGGACGCCGACCGCTGGAACCTGCTGCACCCGGACCAGGAGCCGCGCGTGCCCTTCGTGGCCGAGCAGCTCGCGCCCACGACCGGCCCGGTGGTGGCGTCGACCGACTACATGAAGGCCTATGCGGAACAGATCCGCCCCTACATGCCGAAGGGCCGCACCTACAAGGTGCTGGGCACCGATGGCTTCGGCCGCAGCGATTTCCGCAACAAGCTGCGCGAGCACTTCGAAGTCAATCGCCACTACATCGTGGTGGCCGCGCTCAAGGCGCTTTCCGAAGATGGCGCGGTGCCGGTGGCCAAGGTGGTCGAGGCGATCAAGAAGTACGGCATCAATGTCGACAAGGTCAACCCGCTTTACGCCTGA
- a CDS encoding PAS domain S-box protein — protein MPFPSPLAAARSAVNVSLLSWWRRWWRRQTPVLQDAVAMLAPIAAVLLFLAAIVSAFWYLRTEEVEREQESVRRDVEYAQQRMRLRLLERQEQLMRIARDASNREIDPVEFASRAESLVSQFPELQTVTWIDDRRRFKAGYSAPSVHPSQQHLIGDVLRPGDIESNYALARELRQPVFSQPTAGGDPTAMLQLHIPLFDQGLFAGVVLGEFSVDGLLRYGMPSEVQARYAVSLLDAKGNAIAGNTTASNRESGTRLLPWSERTNEYEVPVSPVGNALVLRAQAYRTSQGVVGNGLFWLVCALSVLTSWMLIGTWRHTRRRQQAQQRLVAETNFRRAMENSMLTGMRVLDLQGRITYVNAAFCAMTGWSEAELVGQSPPFPYWLESDREVMNERLEEELHGRALPGGFQVRVKRKNGSVFNARLYVSPLIDARGHQTGWMTSMTDITEPTRIREQLSASYERFTTVLEALDAAVSVAPIGSEELLFANKLYRLWFGSDTVGHLGMVAQAGVPASNAHDEGLDDVDPYAGLPIDTLTAAQTANNEIFVPHLGKWLEVRSRYLTWVDGRLAQLVIATDITPRRDAEEQAAAQADRAQAASRLITMGEMASSVAHELNQPLTAITNYCNGMMSRIKGQAIDSDALLAALEKTSKQAQRAGQIIQRIRSFVKRSEPNRTAADVATMVSEAVELAGIELRRRNVRLNHYVAARLPVVQVDPILIEQVMVNLLKNAAEAIDIAERPLARRSVELRVLPKVIEGHNAIEFSVQDTGKGLAPEVMDRLYEAFFSTKPEGMGIGLNLCRTIVESHRGRMQAENIYNGPDVIGCRFSFWIPVLDAPSSVASDEAKVPA, from the coding sequence ATGCCCTTTCCCTCTCCGCTGGCGGCGGCCCGCAGCGCCGTGAACGTGTCGCTCCTCTCGTGGTGGCGCCGCTGGTGGCGCCGGCAAACACCGGTGCTGCAGGACGCCGTCGCCATGCTCGCGCCCATCGCGGCGGTGCTGCTGTTTCTGGCCGCCATCGTGTCGGCGTTCTGGTATCTGCGCACCGAGGAAGTCGAGCGCGAGCAGGAGTCGGTGCGGCGGGACGTCGAATACGCCCAGCAGCGCATGCGCCTGCGCTTGCTCGAGCGCCAGGAACAGCTGATGCGCATCGCGCGCGACGCCTCGAACCGGGAGATCGATCCGGTCGAGTTCGCGAGCCGGGCCGAATCGCTGGTGAGCCAGTTTCCCGAGCTGCAGACCGTCACCTGGATCGACGACCGGCGCCGCTTCAAGGCCGGCTACTCCGCGCCGAGCGTGCACCCCTCCCAGCAACACCTGATCGGCGACGTGCTCCGCCCAGGCGACATCGAGAGCAATTACGCGCTGGCGCGCGAGCTGCGCCAGCCGGTTTTCTCGCAGCCGACGGCGGGCGGGGACCCCACGGCCATGTTGCAGCTGCACATCCCGCTTTTCGACCAGGGCCTGTTCGCGGGCGTGGTGCTGGGCGAATTCTCGGTCGACGGCCTGCTGCGCTACGGCATGCCCTCGGAAGTGCAGGCGCGCTACGCGGTATCGCTGCTCGACGCCAAGGGCAACGCGATCGCGGGCAACACCACCGCCAGCAACAGGGAAAGCGGCACGCGGCTCTTGCCCTGGTCCGAGAGAACCAACGAATACGAAGTGCCGGTGTCGCCTGTCGGCAACGCCCTGGTGCTGCGGGCCCAGGCCTACCGCACCTCGCAGGGGGTGGTCGGCAACGGCCTCTTCTGGCTGGTCTGCGCACTCAGCGTGTTGACCAGCTGGATGCTGATCGGCACCTGGCGCCACACCCGGCGGCGCCAGCAGGCCCAGCAGCGCCTGGTGGCTGAAACCAATTTCCGGCGCGCCATGGAAAACTCCATGCTCACCGGTATGCGCGTGCTCGACCTGCAGGGCCGCATCACCTATGTGAACGCCGCTTTCTGCGCCATGACAGGCTGGAGCGAGGCCGAACTGGTGGGGCAGTCGCCGCCCTTCCCCTACTGGCTGGAATCGGACCGCGAAGTCATGAACGAGCGGCTCGAGGAAGAACTGCACGGGCGCGCCCTGCCCGGCGGCTTCCAGGTGCGCGTGAAGCGCAAGAACGGGAGCGTGTTCAATGCCCGGCTCTACGTGTCTCCGCTGATCGACGCGCGCGGCCACCAGACCGGATGGATGACGTCGATGACTGACATCACCGAGCCCACGCGCATCCGCGAGCAACTGTCGGCGTCGTACGAGCGCTTCACCACGGTGCTCGAGGCGCTCGATGCCGCGGTGTCGGTGGCGCCCATCGGCAGCGAGGAACTGCTGTTCGCGAACAAGCTGTACCGGCTGTGGTTCGGCTCCGACACCGTGGGCCACCTGGGCATGGTGGCGCAGGCCGGCGTGCCCGCCTCCAATGCGCATGACGAGGGCCTGGACGACGTCGACCCCTACGCCGGCCTGCCGATCGACACCCTGACTGCCGCCCAGACCGCCAACAACGAGATCTTCGTGCCGCACCTGGGCAAGTGGCTCGAGGTGCGTTCGCGCTACCTCACATGGGTGGACGGCCGGCTCGCACAGCTGGTGATCGCCACCGACATCACTCCCCGGCGCGACGCCGAGGAGCAGGCCGCCGCGCAGGCCGACCGCGCGCAGGCGGCAAGCCGCCTGATCACGATGGGCGAAATGGCCTCCAGCGTGGCGCACGAACTCAACCAGCCGTTGACGGCCATCACCAACTACTGCAACGGGATGATGTCGCGCATCAAGGGGCAGGCGATCGACTCCGACGCGCTGCTCGCGGCGCTGGAAAAAACCTCGAAGCAGGCGCAGCGCGCGGGCCAGATCATCCAGCGCATCCGCTCCTTCGTGAAGCGCAGCGAGCCCAACCGCACCGCTGCCGACGTCGCCACCATGGTGAGCGAGGCGGTCGAGCTCGCGGGCATCGAGCTGCGCCGGCGCAACGTGCGGCTCAACCACTATGTGGCGGCCCGTCTGCCGGTAGTGCAGGTGGACCCGATCCTGATCGAGCAGGTGATGGTCAACCTGCTGAAGAACGCAGCCGAGGCGATCGACATTGCCGAGCGCCCCCTGGCGCGCCGGAGCGTCGAGCTGCGCGTGCTGCCCAAGGTGATCGAGGGCCACAACGCCATCGAGTTCTCGGTGCAGGACACCGGCAAGGGCCTGGCGCCCGAGGTGATGGACCGGCTGTATGAGGCATTTTTCTCTACCAAGCCGGAAGGCATGGGCATCGGGCTGAATCTCTGCCGCACCATCGTCGAATCGCATCGCGGGCGGATGCAGGCGGAGAACATCTACAATGGCCCAGATGTGATCGGATGCCGTTTTTCCTTCTGGATTCCGGTGTTGGATGCTCCCAGTTCCGTAGCAAGCGACGAGGCAAAGGTACCTGCATGA
- a CDS encoding response regulator transcription factor, which produces MSLIPKKGTVYVVDDDEAVRDSLQWLLEGKDYRVRCFDSAESFLSRYDPREVACLIVDIRMAGMTGLELQDRLIERRSPLPIVVITGHGDVPMAVDSMKKGAMDFIQKPFNDEELVTLVERMLEHARGAFTQHQQSASRDALLSKLTGREAQVLERIVAGRLNKQIADDLGISIKTVEAHRANIMEKLNANTVADLLKIALGQAAPSKA; this is translated from the coding sequence ATGAGTTTGATTCCGAAGAAGGGCACTGTCTATGTCGTCGACGACGACGAGGCCGTACGAGATTCGCTGCAATGGCTGCTCGAAGGCAAGGACTACAGGGTCCGCTGTTTCGATTCCGCCGAATCCTTTCTTTCCCGCTATGACCCACGCGAAGTCGCCTGTCTGATCGTCGACATCCGCATGGCCGGCATGACGGGCCTCGAATTGCAGGATCGGCTGATCGAGCGGCGCTCTCCGCTTCCTATCGTGGTGATCACCGGCCACGGCGACGTGCCGATGGCGGTCGACAGCATGAAGAAGGGGGCCATGGATTTCATCCAGAAGCCCTTCAACGACGAAGAACTCGTCACGCTGGTCGAGCGCATGCTCGAACACGCGCGCGGCGCCTTCACCCAGCACCAGCAATCGGCCAGCCGCGACGCGCTGCTGTCCAAACTCACCGGCCGCGAAGCCCAGGTGCTCGAACGCATCGTGGCCGGGCGCCTGAACAAGCAGATCGCCGACGACCTGGGCATCAGCATCAAGACGGTCGAGGCGCACCGCGCCAACATCATGGAAAAGCTCAATGCCAACACCGTTGCCGATCTGCTCAAGATCGCCCTCGGGCAGGCGGCGCCCTCCAAAGCCTAG
- the folD gene encoding bifunctional methylenetetrahydrofolate dehydrogenase/methenyltetrahydrofolate cyclohydrolase FolD, translating to MTAQLIDGNALAKTIRAEVAGRTAALKASGVNPALSIILVGDDPASQVYTKHKVNDSTETGLLATLERYPAEMSEADLLARIRALNDDPLVHGILVQLPLPKHMDSQKVIETISPAKDVDGFHVASAGALMTGAPGFWPCTPYGCMKMLESIGYDLRGKHAVVIGRSNIVGKPMAMMLLAKNATVTICHSATQDLAAITRQADVVVAAVGKRNILTADMVKPGAVVIDVGMNRKEDGKLAGDVDFDGVKEVAGWITPVPGGVGPMTRAMLLANTLEAAERAAN from the coding sequence ATGACCGCCCAACTGATCGATGGCAACGCCCTCGCCAAAACCATCCGCGCCGAGGTCGCCGGCCGCACCGCGGCACTGAAGGCCAGCGGCGTGAACCCGGCCCTCTCCATCATCCTTGTCGGCGACGATCCGGCCAGCCAGGTCTACACGAAGCACAAGGTCAACGACAGCACCGAAACCGGCCTCCTGGCTACGCTGGAACGCTATCCCGCCGAGATGAGCGAGGCCGATCTGCTGGCCCGTATTCGCGCCCTGAACGACGACCCGCTGGTGCATGGCATCCTGGTGCAACTGCCGCTGCCCAAGCACATGGACAGCCAGAAAGTCATCGAGACGATCTCGCCGGCCAAGGACGTGGACGGTTTTCACGTGGCCAGCGCCGGCGCGCTGATGACCGGCGCACCCGGCTTCTGGCCTTGCACGCCGTATGGCTGCATGAAGATGCTCGAATCCATCGGTTACGACCTGCGCGGCAAGCATGCGGTGGTCATCGGCCGCAGCAACATCGTCGGCAAGCCCATGGCCATGATGCTGCTGGCCAAGAACGCCACCGTGACCATCTGCCACAGCGCCACCCAGGACCTCGCCGCCATCACGCGCCAGGCCGACGTGGTGGTTGCCGCGGTCGGCAAGCGCAACATTCTCACGGCCGACATGGTGAAGCCCGGCGCGGTCGTGATCGATGTGGGCATGAACCGCAAGGAAGACGGCAAGCTCGCGGGCGACGTCGACTTCGACGGCGTCAAGGAAGTGGCCGGCTGGATCACCCCCGTGCCCGGCGGCGTCGGCCCCATGACGCGCGCGATGCTGCTCGCCAACACCCTTGAAGCTGCGGAACGCGCCGCAAATTGA